In the genome of Chrysoperla carnea chromosome 5, inChrCarn1.1, whole genome shotgun sequence, the window ttgatcattcgagtatgtaatccaactaattttgtgtcatatttttcaaatatatggtcaaatttaacgtatctACAAGAAGTTTTGAAAATGCAGCATCGTGGTATCCACATTTAGTGTAAGGGCTAATATAAACGAATAACTaccacaaaaaatgaaaaatatgacccgaaattagtgggtttcaaaaaaaaattcattcaaatacgataaaatttggctaaaatacccaaaaaaattgattttttgtactttatgacgtcataaaaatccaaaaaatatgattttgctctaccacacgcaaattttatccaattttgatcaatcgagtatgtaatcccactaattttagggcaattttttcaaatatattgtcaaatttaacgtatctTCCATTAATTTGGAAATTGCAGCATTGTGGTGCCCACATTTAGTATAAGGGCTAATATTAAGGAATAACTaccacgaaaaatgaaaaatatgacccaaaattagtgggtttcaaaaaaaagttcattcaaATACGATAATATTTCgccaatatatcaaaaaaattgattttttgaactttatgacgtcataaaaatccaaaaaatttgattttgctctatcacatgcaaattttattcaattttgatcaatcgagtatgtaattccactaattttgggtcatatttttcaaatatttggtcaaatttaacgtatctACCATAAGTTTTGAAAATGCAGCATCGTGGTATCCACATTTAGTGTAAGGACTAATATAAACGAATAACTaccacaaaaaatgaaaaatatgacccgaaattagtgggtttcaaaaaaaaattcattcaaatacgataaaatttggctaaaatacccaaaaaaattgattttttgtactttatgacgtcataaaaatccaaaaaatatgattttgctctaccacacgcaaattttatccaattttgatcaatcgagtatgtaatcccactaattttagggcaattttttcaaatatattgtcaaatttaacgtatctTCCATTAATTTGGAAATTGCAGCATTGTGGTGCCCACATTTAGTATAAGGGCTAATATTAACGAATAACTaccacgaaaaatgaaaaatatgacccaaaattagtgggtttcaaaaaaaaattcattcaaatacgataaaatttggctaAAATACccaaaaagttgattttttgtactttatgacgtcataaaaatccaaaaaatatgattttgctctaccacacgcaaattttatccaattttgatcattcgagtatgtaatccaactaattttgtgtcatatttttcaaatatatggtcaaatttaacgtatctACAAGAAGTTTTGAAAATGTAGTCCCGTGGTTTCCACATTCGGTATAAGGGCTAATATAAACTAGTAACtatcaagaaaaatgaaaaatatgaggtaaaattagtgtgtttcaaaaaaaagttaattcaaATACGACAAAATGTTGccaatatattcaaaaaattgattttttgtactttatgacgtcataaaaattaaaaaaataataatttttctctaccacacgcaaattttatccaatttggattgtaaagtatgtaatccaaataataattggtcataattttcaaatattttgtcaaatttaacgtatctacaataaattttgaaaatgtagtaTTGTGGTTTCCACATTCGGTACAACGGCTATTTTTGTATCGAATTACCAAACACCCGGTATAAGTATTACCTTTCATTACTGAATTCACTCAATCTTCGTGATTTTTTTTGTCGTAATTAccctaaaaaaattcaaaaaccaagagaaatttggtttatattattttgttgttggcCACAATTTTGAGATATGAATCCCGTGAATGAAATATTGTGTAAATTAGTAAAGAGGATTTAATATATGCGTTTGTCGGCATACATCAACCATTCACAAAGAATATTATTACCCTGATACCCCTTATCATATACGATCGTACCCCCGTAAATCAATCTAACACCTACTGATAGGTACATGTCATTCGTTGTATCTATCATCCTtactttttactataaatatgaaaaattctactcaactttttttagaatatatttgtCTCTCAAGAATTGTGCAACTAAGATATTTTCGAGATTATTTCCGAGATCTTACTACGTacgaatcatttatttttttgacttaAATCAatcaagagttttttttttaatttttgcatttttcactGAAATGAATGGACTGTTAATGACATCTTTATTCACATTTggtaagttaaattaatttgagaACATTTTTGGATACAGACAAACACAATCTGGGAAATTATTCCAGAAATAAAGATTCGAATGTCTTCTACAAGAATGGGTATACTTAATTAATACGCCAAATACCGCTTAATATATAGTAGACCAGAAACTTTGGGTGGGGCAATAGTAAAAGAGGAATgagcaataaattaaattgatcgTGGAGAATAAGATAAATAGCCTACTCAAGAAATGTAATTACCAGTATATCGTtaatataatgagttttattgatttattaataaatttatttatttttattttttattaagtgtagtcttttttatttaagtttttttgtttaaaatttttagcacATTCATTCAATATAAAACTAGCCGTAACTATCTTTGGAACTCAAATATTTAGAGCCAAAATcaacaattatttgaaattaagcatagaaacaaaaaaaaatatagtagatGTGTTATTTAGTAGGATAAGCAAAatctacattgaaaaaaattaaattcgaaatCTCTGAAGACGCAGAGACGCCTTTCGATGTTGCACTTCATCGAAAGTCGTAGATTGTCCGAATTAAATATGTGTATTTGCCTATGtcatcaatataaataaataatataatttgttttatttcaggTGTCTTATTATGGACAACAACGACATTCACATCCGCCTTATCATGTGATTCGTGTGGCCAAGAATGTGCAGCCGCATGTGGTAGCCGACATTTTCGTGCCTGTTGTTTTAACTATTTACGTAAACGTAATGGCGGTGGCGCTCCTATTGATGATAATAGTGATGACAGAAATGATAGGCCATTATTACCACAACAATATGTTATACCAGGTCTACGATTAGAATTATGGCCAGCAAAACTTATATCTTCACAACATATTGTACAACAAATACCATATTATGCAGAATTATCAAGAACATCACGTGACATTTTACATCATCAACAAGCACAACCAATGAAAGTATCATCTACTGCGTTAACAGCAAagaatactaaaataatggaTAATGAGGAAAATCTTCCagagaatttaaataattcattgaataataatgaaaaaacattcTATGACGAAGCTTAAGATACGCGACGACCCTAATATGACGACTTTTTGCAATACTTAGATAATTGTTACAGTTTAGACATGTG includes:
- the LOC123300688 gene encoding uncharacterized protein LOC123300688, which encodes MNGLLMTSLFTFGVLLWTTTTFTSALSCDSCGQECAAACGSRHFRACCFNYLRKRNGGGAPIDDNSDDRNDRPLLPQQYVIPGLRLELWPAKLISSQHIVQQIPYYAELSRTSRDILHHQQAQPMKVSSTALTAKNTKIMDNEENLPENLNNSLNNNEKTFYDEA